GGAATGTCGGGTAGGTGATTTTTGCTTTAGCCATGCTGTTGAAATGGATGGATGGACAAGTGGATGAATGGAGAAATGCTTGTTAAGCGCGCTTGGCGTTGAGGATGGCGCTGGTGCTCAGGAGGCAGGCGATGATGATGGAGAAAAAGTAAACCAGGTCCTGGATGCGCACTGCGCCCCGGAGCAACGGCTGGTAGTGGTCGAGGACGGCGGTCGAGACAATCGCGTCTGTGGTGGACTCCGAAAACGACTGGGCAAAGGCCCTGACGACGTGGTCGAAACCAATCACCACCAGCAGCACACAGATCGTGCATGAAATAATCAGGCAACTCACCTGGTCGCTGGTGAAGGCTGAAATCAGGCAGGTGATGGCGAGGAAGGTGCAGCAGAGCAGGAAGCTGCCGATGTATCCTGAGAAAATGGTCAGGTTGTCAGGGTCTCCAAGTGTGTTGACGGCAATCACCATCGGATAGGTCAGTAGCAGGGCAATGGCCCAAACCACTGATGCCGCGAGGTATTTGGCAAGGATGGCCGACCAGATGGTAGTCGGGAAAGTTCCTAACAGCTCGATGGTGCCGCTGCGTTGCTCATCCGACCAGAGGCGCATTCCAAGGGCCGGGGCGAGCAGCATGAAGATCCATGGATGCCAGAAGAAAAACGACCACTCGAGGTTTGCGTCGCCGGTTTGAATGAAGTTCCCCATGGTGAAAGTGAGGAACAGGGACATGAAGAGGAAAATACAGATTACCGCGTAGGCCGTGGGCTGGG
The Akkermansiaceae bacterium DNA segment above includes these coding regions:
- a CDS encoding ABC transporter permease subunit, translating into MFTIFKRELKSYFTQPTAYAVICIFLFMSLFLTFTMGNFIQTGDANLEWSFFFWHPWIFMLLAPALGMRLWSDEQRSGTIELLGTFPTTIWSAILAKYLAASVVWAIALLLTYPMVIAVNTLGDPDNLTIFSGYIGSFLLCCTFLAITCLISAFTSDQVSCLIISCTICVLLVVIGFDHVVRAFAQSFSESTTDAIVSTAVLDHYQPLLRGAVRIQDLVYFFSIIIACLLSTSAILNAKRA